Proteins co-encoded in one Papaver somniferum cultivar HN1 chromosome 5, ASM357369v1, whole genome shotgun sequence genomic window:
- the LOC113279074 gene encoding uncharacterized protein LOC113279074, with translation MKKGDDNDATTFLQAFPFSLEDQTKSWLYYLSSGSITTWTRMKKLFLKKYFHASKAAAIRKETSSIEQISGQSLYDYWERYKRLLASYPHHQIPPQLIITHLYEGLLLHERHLIDAASSDALANKTIEEATSLIESMAVNTQQFYTRDSSVVRRVSEMGDSSHIEQQMGSVEKMVERIASAVIPTYDDDAEVNVIFPNQRKRQGGFQQQFRPQPQAPKEDTSEKTITMMQGLTYMFQQNQQKNDADIKELQTQMGQLATTVGKLEAQASTKLPSQSFVNPREHVNAVTLRSERQIEDSTLDTGAVRVPSNDIE, from the exons ATGAAAAAGGGCGATGATAATGATGCTACAACTTTTCTACAAGCTTTTCCATTCTCACTAGAGGATCAAACAAAATCATGGTTATATTATCTCTCTTCCGGAAGTATTACCACATGGACCAGAATGAAAAAACTATTTTTAAAGAAGTATTTTCATGCTTCTAAAGCTGCAGCTATTCGTAAGGAAACCAGTAGCATTGAACAAATCTCTGGACAATCTTTGTACGACTATTGGGAGAGGTACAAGAGATTATTGGCGAGTTATCCACACCATCAGATACCACCACAACTTATCATCACACACTTGTATGAGGGGTTACTACTGCATGAGAGACATTTGATTGATGCGGCTAGCAGTGATGCATTGGCTAATAAAACCATCGAGGAGGCTACTAGTTTGATCGAGAGCATGGCTGTAAATACGCAACAATTTTATACTAGAGATTCATCGGTGGTTAGAAGAGTTAGTGAAATGGGAGATTCTTCGCATATTGAGCAACAAATGGGTAGTGTGGAAAAGATGGTTGAACGGATAGCTTCTGCAGTTATTCCTACATATGACGATGATGCCGAGGTGAATGTTATATTTCCTAATCAAAGGAaaag ACAAGGTGGTTTCCAGCAACAATTCCGACCACAACCTCAAGCTCCGAAGGAGGACACTTCAGAGAAAACGATCACCATGATGCAAGGTCTCACATATATGTTTCAACAGAATCAACAAAAGAATGATGCGGATATTAAAGAATTGCAAACTCAAATGGGGCAATTGGCTACAACAGTGGGTAAGTTGGAAGCACAAGCATCAACAAAGTTACCATCTCAATCGTTCGTGAATccaagagagcacgttaatgcGGTTACATTAAGGAGCGAAAGACAAATAGAAGACTCAACTCTGGATACAGGGGCAGTACGCGTACCTAGTAACGACATCGAATag